The Denticeps clupeoides chromosome 10, fDenClu1.1, whole genome shotgun sequence DNA window TTAAAAATGGTCATTATACCGGACAACCTTCTCTGGATATTTATCGagtgtttaaaacattttacgatatttgtatttattgactGCATAGTAAAATGTATGGGGTTTTCCTGATTAAAAGGTCACCTTCAGCTATAGAGCATATGATGGTATAAGATGGGTAAAagtctcccttttttttttatgaattaagAACTATATCCAAGGTCGAAGGTTATTTACCACCTAGAGATCTGGAGCGGGTAATCAATACATGCATCACCTCACGGCTGGATTACTGCAATTCATTATACTTTTGTATTGGTCAGTCCTTAACCCACTGGCTGCAATTACTGGAGAAGCGAAAGCGGGACAACATTTTCCCCCATTCTGGCCTTCACTTCTTTGGTTACCAGTGAAGTTTAGGATAGAGTTTAAGATTGTTTTTAGAGCTTTTAATAAGTCCACTCCTCAGTGCCTATGTGACTTTCTCCACATCTACAGTCCAGCAAGACAACTTCGGGTCATTTGATCTGCTGCTCTAGGACTACGCTTAAGACTCGTGGTGGCAGCTTCCCTGACATGTTCTGTTCTGCTTCCACTCTAGAGGTTTTTAAGAACAAGGTGAAAAAGTCACCTTTTCTCTGCAGCTTTTAGATAGAACTAGATAAGGAGCGATGTTTATTGGTAGTTTTGGTACTTTTATTGTTCTATGACCTGTTTTTATGTTCTAAACGTTTTATGCTTGCTTGTATTCGTTCTTGGCTGTCAATTACACAATGTACAGCACCTTGGTCAACCGGTTGTTTAaaggtgctctataaataatcttactttgatataaatatgtataaaataccGAATACACTGCAGTAAGCTCAGCTCAGACATTTCTGAGAAGAACCTACGCATTGAGCATTTAGCAATAAATGGAATGCAATggcaaaacatacatttgaagTTCACAAGTAAGGTTTTCATTATTGCAAATAATataacaaacacaaaggtaGCACTGCTGTGTGTATTTCAGCTTACTTATCTTACTTATCACTTAAATGTGACCTACCAGATAAGAAGAAGACCACAACCACAGAGTTGACAATGGAGAACCAGTGGATCTGTACATCACTCATGGTGAGGTAGGTATCCCATCGTGATGCCCATTTGATTTCACTCTCCTGAAGGGAAATTAGGAAAATGAAGATAAAACCTATTCAGAATTTGATTATTAAATAGATGTGTAACTATAAGCTACTGCAAAAGGTAGATTTCTTTTATTGTTCATTACCTCCCAGTGGACAGAATATGTGAAGAGAAGGCTGTTGTGTTTGCTGGGGTCAATGTCCTGAGCTACAAAGCCACTGGTCTCAGGAAGGGTACAGGAACCTTTATCATCTGCTTTCAGATCTACAGGTGGAAGAGACCACCATAAAGGAGAGAAACAAAATCGGTCCAGTACAGAGGAAACAACCAGAACCACATATGCAGTAAAAACTGGTCAGAGGCTGGGCCAGAACTCTCACCATCCATCCTAATACTCTGTGGCACCACCTCAAAGCGGACAACCCTGAAGTTGtgctcctcctcatcttccacCTTTTCTTTGTGGTAGTACAGGATGAAAGACAGGTGGTTGTGCAAATAGTACTGGGGAAGCAGCAGATGGAACACAGAGTATTACTGAAGGGCTAAAATATAATAGCATATCGGAATTTTTATAACATGTGCTGTGAATGTGTGACTGCAGTTTCAAGGCAAGCATTTTTACATAATGTTGCTATGGAGACTCTTGTAATATCCCTGGGACCATGCCGTACCTTGCCATTTTCCACAAAGCCGAGCCTGTATCCATGCTCAAACTGAACAGACTTCTTCTGCTCCTCGTCCGTTCCTGGCTCAGAGTTTGGATACTCCAGCCGCGTGGCCACCGGCAGATTGTCTGCAATCctgataaatgtaatgttaaaaataaaaaaaaataaagtaactTTAGGTAATCCGGTTTATTTGCTATATTTCACTGATTTCCAGGAACATATTCATTAGTGGCACTgctcattttaaacttttacaaCTCCAACGACCTTCGGTCTAATGGCCAGGTTGACAAATAGAGCAAAATGCAAAATTCTATAGGAGAAGCTTGTGAGCTTTATCTGGGTGTAGTCCCTTTGTCAATACACATGTGGAAAATCATTACGAAGTTTGAAGTAATACTGACAACAGGAATGGCTTTTGAATGCATACACCACATTATACACTCAGTCTGGTTTAGGAATGAGTCGGTCAGGTTCCTGAGAAACGTTTTGTTTTGTTAGACATTTTGTTTGTAATGTCTAACATGTATTTAGCTGAAAATGAAGTTCAATTTTAACTTCATTGCAAAAGATAATTGTAACGGTTCTGAATGGCTACATTAATGATGCTTCTTCTGAGAAAAGCTGAGCTGTTTCTGCCACGCAGCCAGCAGAAATGGGGCAGGTAGGTAGTTTTTAATTGCCATGACAAAAGCTCTGACAACTACATAAAATATCTAGAGGGGTGAGGAACTCACAATACAATATGTTTcattatacaattatatcataatatattgtgatactgtacacactgtgatattctacagtttaCTGAATGTAAAAccagagctgatatacaagatgctgtgatcttgtgtggatcacattacattaataattcagccaaaacaactcAAAAATCAATATTGGATGTGACTGTatgaatatcacaatattgctgtatcgatattttctaacatccCTACTAGAGAAATTAAGCAGCATACAAACTCACAGATGGACGTAATACTCTTCCTGAATCCTTTCAACCACCAACTGACTCTGATCCAGGGTCAGCTTGACTGGCTGCGCAGGCGACCCACACACCACATTACATTTGCGCTCCTGGTTCATCAGGACATTGTAAGGTGTGTTCACAATACGGTCACCACGAAGAACCTcacctgaagaaaaaaaaactgttttattaCTACTCGCTCACATTTAGACTGTGACTAACAGGAACTGAACTTTAAAAATGTGCACCAAAGATGCAATACAAATGGAAAAGTCTGATTGAAACGGATTTTGTAAAACCCCATGACATAAAATCAGCCACAGATCTGGATGTGGCACATACCAAGGTTCTCTGCTTTGTAGACCACCTTTTCAGGCTGGCAGAAGGGGAGAGAGTAGTACTCATATGGCAGCTGGGTGCGGGAGCTGGTGAGTTTCACCgcctgcaggaaaaaaacagacaagggCATTACATCGTTCTTACACGATTCTTTCCACTGGCAGGATTTGATCAGAAGACCAGAAAATTGCACTACATAATCAATAAAGACAGTTAAAGCAGAAGATacagttgaaaaaaaagataaaagacgCATTACACAACACACGTGACAGCGCACGGGGTAAAACAATAAACCGGTGTACCACTTCAATTTTGGAAAGCCAAATGTCATTTCTTCATAAAATGGTTTTAATTCTGAGAATGGTAGAGGTAACATAGAtgggatggattttttttttttcaacacacacaagttGTATTTAAAGTCACAAGTGCAATCACAAGCAGTTAAGCTCACCTTGATCTCAACAAGGCTGTCCTGGTGGAAGTTCATGGGTGCAACTCCAGGCACGTAAAAGGCCTGTGCCACtggcagcagcgccagcagtGCCAGAGCCCACGTCTCCTGAAAAGCAAGAACACCGACTGATTAGGACACATCTCTAGCGGCAAAAACACAAGAGTGGAAATAATTGCAAAATACTGAACATCATTATTTAGACTTCCATTCAGAAATCTACTAACAGATCCAGCGAGGACTCAGCTTGGTCGAATGGTAAAGTGATGGGTTTTAAAAGCACCATATCAGGCTGACGCTGCAGAACGGGGGGTCACGCAGTGATTTCACCCACCAAATGCCAAAGCAGAATCTGTGCTCCATCGTACGCACctagggttcaaatcccacttactaccattgtgtccctgagcaagacacttaaccctaagttgctccagggggggactgtccctgtaactactgattgtaagacgctcttgataagagcatctgataaatgttgtaaatgtaaatttaaacacGCACTAAATCACGTGTTTACATTAcaaacattgcattttttaataGGGGGGGGGACTATGATTGCACAGTGTCACAATCTGAGTCGGAAACTCACGGGCACGGCCAGCTAACCAGAGGCCTAAAACACGAGGAAAAATTAAGAGTGACTTAAAAGATACATCGACTTATTCCAGAAGGCCGAGTTCAGTCTTCTTTAGCCTacaacatcatcatcacccaAGGCGAAAAAAATAGACCAGAACTCAAACTGCaacgctctctctctttctctcatacATATACAATACAACGACCCGAGTGTAGAGAGACATAACACCAAAGTGttacaggaaaaagaaaattacaaagtacacaggatggtagtagcctagtcggtaccacactcgccaatgaatcagaaaacccaggttcaaaccccacttaccaccattgtgtccctgagcaagacacttcaaccctaagtgtctccagggggactgtccctgtaactactggttgtaagtcgctcgggacaagggcgtctggtaaatgccgaaaatgttaataattagCCATTAGCACGAGAGGGTAAGCTAACTGGCTAACCAACTGGCCTGGACACTCACGAAGAACACAGAGGTAGGCTTAAAACTTAAAGGCAACACATCGCAAAGCGACTAGAAATTCGGAGGGAAAGATTCGGATTCACATCATGTCACTGCAAAACGAACACGATTTCCACATTAAACAGCGGGAGAAAGTGGATTTTCCGCCTGTACtcaccaccgccgccgccatcTTGAATCCACGTGTCACAGGAGACGTCACAGGGCGGAAATGAGCCTGAACACCACGTGATCCGGAACCTGCAGGTAGACGTGCAACGTTGGGTGTGTAACGGTGTTGAACGTGCGGAAGACGATAGAATGGACTTGTGAATTAACTAATACACAATTGAGAGAATGTACtggattgtaaaaaaaagaaatctttgTAACAGTACATATCCATTAAAAGCAAGGTGTAATGAATCAGACAGGAAAcacaagaaaaagagaaacatcTGTACATATGGAATGTATATAGTGTGTGGAGAACCTGACAAAAGCCTGGAAAGATCAATTGGCCAGGGAAACTCAGCATGTTTGGAGAAGAGAAATGTTTGAGAATTACAGATgtaaaagtgaagcgattgtcattgtgaagcacagcaagcaccgcacatggtaacacaacaaaatttgtcctctgctgttaaccatcaccctttttgagcagtgtgtgctcagtggcaccctggaggttcgggattcgaaccggtaaccttcagataatggggccgcttccttgaccgctaggccaccactgatataagtgtacaaaaaaatttatttaaatatttttatttaggtTATCATGCCAAATTCAAGTGCAGAGTTTAatctacatacacacaaatgtacaGAAGTAAAAATGAAACGAGATAAATAATTATTGGCATATATTTCTAAAGTTTCTAGCAAGGCTTAGACTGAGTACAGTTGATTTGACAAATTTTCACAGTTtctaaaaacataaacacacaactgCATTGATCCAACAACCCACAAAGCAAAATTCGGTGCagcaaaagaaacaaacaaaaaaatgctaaaactCACATTATATAGAAACTATTGACAATTTAACTGAAATTGCACAGCAGAAAGTTCATAATTTTTTATGCTTATACAGTATAATGGCTGAAAGATCAAATGAGAAAAACAATTTTCAAAAGAGAACCTAACATAGGTCATaatctttttctctctgtttaaCTAGTAATATAATTAATTAACAAGGGCAAGTTTTATTGAAATTGATTTAACTCATCGTACTCTCTTTGTTGCTTGTTTAATTGTGCATTTGCGAATTAACATTTGGGTGTATAACGTGgtaaaaaacatacaatttaaTGTAATTGTACCTCTTCCTGGCACTGTTGTAACTGCAAGCATAACATCTTTCTTGttcatgtggaaaaaaaaaaagaattctaaAAGACACACTTATGAGCCATGACTTAGTTGAAGTGACTACCCAGTACTGTGGCTACAGAGTAAAGCGACATTTAAAGCTATGGAGGCAGCTTTCATGAAATGGCTCTGAACATGGcactaaaaaaagaacatttcagaCGGCGGTGCCTAAATCAGACTGACAAGGCTTCGTGTGAGATATATGCAATTGTCTTTTCATTGTCACGGTCAAATATGTGTCTGGTACttcattatgttttttatgGTTTATGCAGGTAAACGCCAAGCTCTTATGGCTGCTGCTGGTACTGGCTCTCAGTGGCAGTGTAGAAGTCCTCCAGAACGCTCTGCAGATACTCAAAAGTTGGCCTGTCTTCCGGCTTGTTCTTCCAGCACTCCAGCATGATGTCGTATAGCTCCTGCGGACAGGCATCCATGCGTTGCATGCGATAGCCTCTCTCAAGTGAGCGGATCACTTCAGGGTTAGTCATGCCTGCGTCCAGATAAGAAAGGGAAGAGTTGGATGAGGAGCCCAACATATTAAAACAGATACAAAACAGCCATCTACAGACCTGGATAAGGTGTACGTCCGTAACTGATGATCTCTGTTAGCAGGATGCCAAAGGACCATACATCTGATTTGATGGTAAACGAGCCATAGTTAATGGCCTCAGGAGCAGTCCACTTGATGGGAAATTTGGCACCTGaattaaatacacaataaacTTTACctctacaaagcaaaaaaagaatgCTGTCTGGTCCCTCTGTATTTCAAGGAAATGATGTGCACTGTCAGCATCTTATATGTATAGCACATGTGGACTAGAGATATCCGCCTATATGAGATATGAGGTTGAGGATCACTGTACCTTCTCTAGCAGTATATTCATTGTCCTCTATGATGCGGGCCAAACCAAAGTCAGCAATTTTGCACACAAGGGCTTTGGAAACCAGGATGTTGGCTGCACGCAGGTCTCTGTGAATGTAGTTCATCTTCTCGATGTAAGCCATGCCCTCTGCAATCTGAGATCAGAGAATTTCTTTTTAAGCTtattactaataaaaaaaagtaattttggGGTCATGTAAAAACATccttattttttataaaaaatgttttgtctaTTAAAGCAAAAAATCCTGTCCAGACATGTAGTATAAATGACAACGGTAGTTAAAatagaaaatgaattaaatatctgcataaatggcccattatcagcaacaatttgTCTTGAGAATGctttgttcactaatgcaagtctctCCCTTTAAAggttaattgattattagaaagcCATTTTTTAGCACTGCTGAACAGATCAGAGTAGCAATAAGTCCGGTCTTTTTCAGAttagtgcatcagcaaatgtagGCTCAAATAGACAATTGtgaccatttctttcttttaatttcatttgggAATATTTtgtattcaatttttttatgtaaaacaaggaatttattttttatttccttaaaCATCTGTTACACATAGGTACCTGTACAGTGGTGTTTGTCAACGGACCCAAAACCATGCCCTTGACATCTCCTGCATTAAAACCCTTAAACAGCTGGGGGCagactgtgtgcatgtgtgtgtcttattTACCCGCCCCTACTCAAACACTTCCTCGTTGTCAAACTGAGGATGTGCGTCCACTTCCTGTGATGACAGTAAAATAATGTGTCGTGCCTAAATTAGAAACATACACCCATTTCTAGCAACTTCAGGTTCTTCTTTTTCAGATCCGGTCTGACGGTAAATGCACATGCTGTAGCTACATGCAAAAGAAGCTTGTTACAGTAGAATTTAAATACATGCATGGTTTAAAAATGcccaacattttttaaataacctgCGTTTTCCATTTCTCCCTCCAAAAAACCGAAAGGACATTCACACAtacgtcttgctcagggacacaatggtagtaagtgggatttgaacctgggttttctggttcgtaggcaagtgtcttacccactaggctactaccacccacacaaaCAACTAAACCCGCTCTCAAAGACTCTCAAACATGTTGCAGTTAATGATAAATGAAATCTCGTTTGAATATTGAAATGCCATTTTCAAAAGGGAAGCATTCAAAATGGGATGTCTGTTAGGGACCCAGTGTCCAAAACAAGAGAGAACAGTTAAGCACTAAGGCACTGTTGTACAGACAGGGTACCAAACAAAAGGGAGACCTTCAGAGAATAATGATCTAAAAATGTtctcaaatgttttaaatacttttcaagGTCCTGGTATAACACGGTTGTTGGAACTGAGCTGAGACGCACTGTTTGCTCCAAGTGAAATAAGGTGTTGGTGAAGTGAACACATTTTTGATACAACTGGGGAGAAACAGCTTAGTCACCTGTGCTGAGAAATCAATGAGTTTTGGTAACTGGACACGGTTGCCTTCGTCACTCTTGAGGAAATCCAATAAACTTCctgtaaatgcacacaaacacagaaattaCGAGATAGCCCACtatttttgtataaatgtgtaaatacacaTGATCTCCTGGTCCTCACCTTTTTCCATAAACTCTGTGATGATGTATATGGGCTCCTCCTTGGTCACCACAGCATTGAGACGCACCAGCTTATCGTGTTGAAGGGACTTCATGAGGTTGGCCTCCATCAGGAAGGCCTCCACTGACATGCTGCCGGGCTTCATGGTCTTAACTGCCACCTTGGTGTGCTTGTTGTATGTTGCTAGGGGTTAAGAACACAAGACCTCATGCCACACCCAAGGTTTTATTTTTGACAGTCATTCTTAAAAGGCAGTTTgaccaaaaacattttcaggtgATAAACATTCTTTCCTTTCTGAAAGTCACCATCACTGTAGCTTTAATCATGCAATCTTAAACAAGGAATATTTTAGTAGAcaagtatttttttaacaaacttaACCTAATTAGCTTCTCTTATTGACTGGCCAAAATTAAATTAGGGTTAGGGCTAGCTCACTTACCCATCCAAACCTCTCCAAACTGCCCAGCCCCAAGCCTCCTATCCATTTTGAGTGACTCTCTGGGGATCTCCCATGCATCTTTCTCCCAGGGCTTCTGGGGCTTGGAGCTTATGCAGGGTATGGTGAGTGTCTGACAGAGCCCATCACTTTGTTCTGCACAGCAATGACAAGAATAAACCAACACATTATAAATAGAGTTCCAAATGAAACTGATTGCATGAGCTGAGGTGGCTCAGTGGCCctgcatttgtaaaaaaaaaaaaaaaaaaaaaccacacaggcTCACATACACAGGCAGACAGTTACTGTGTATATTTTATGAAGTTCTTTGAATAACATGTGGCCTTAAtcgtaaaaaaatattttattacagcaaGCTTTTGTCTTCAAAATTCATCATGTTGTATATGTTGGAGGGATAACCAGTACACACAGTGGACGTACATACAGTGTGtaatttcagtgcaaaactCTTACTCTTGTAATGGCTGACTAGCTCTTGCAGGGTGGAGAAGGTGACACGAGGGGAAATGTAGAATCCTCCATTATCCAGGGTCCGGATCTTGTAATGCTTGACTGTGTCCCCTGCTTGTGCATCACTGTCTCTCACAGAAAGAGAATAACTACCTAGTGttggaaaaaataaacatattcacTAACCAAAGCAGCACCCAAACCCAGGTATGAGTGCATATTTAGTGAATTCATGTACCACACAAATATAGTGCAAATTGACAAAGTACAGAGGAGACATAGCAATGGGATATTAGAAAAAGTATTAGAGGCTAATATTGTAAGATATGATTCATTTCAAACTTATCATATATGTAATGGTTTATGCCATAATGGCAAACAttatgcctgtcatggctgcccactgttcaccaagggtgatgggtcaaaagcagaggacacatttcgttgtgtgcaccatgtgctgtgctggagtgtatcataataacaatcacttcactttcactagtttCTAGTTTGTACACAAACTAGTTTCCTTACCCTGTGTGGTCTCACTATCTCGTATCATGTAGGATCCCAATTTGTTCCCTGAGGCCAGCAGTTGCCTCTCAGCATCCTTCCTGCTCACACCTTTGAAAAACCATCTGAAAGTGGTGAAACATCGGGTTCTTAGTCAACACCATCTAAATCTGCATTTGTGGTAGGCTAATGCCATCAGAAGTATTAAATCAGGGTTTGGTGACTTGTTCAGGGTTtttgcaggtttaaggaagccaattTTTTAAGGCtacttttattaaatttaaGACCCTGCATCAGGGTCATCAACTAAATTTGACCAAGGGCCAGAGGTTTTCTCGACAGACCTTGAGAGTGCCAGATGCTCTTCTTAAATACAATGttgattgtgttttattattaagtaacatattaattttccttccaaatttctgttatttttgtatcatttgtaaatgttaaCTGACCTCTACTGCtgcaagccactagggggcaactgcaatgtttttgttttttaccatttgtgagtcatttccaGTGGTGGTTTTTGATATGGGACAGGGACTGTTgcccaagatttttttttctatagccCTGGTTTTATTCGGTTTTCGATTGCCCTTTAGCAAGGAGAAAGTGTACCCTCCATTTGTGAAGTGTGCCTGCTGCTTGCTGTGGAGCGAGGAGAGGGGTGTGTGGCTGGAGAAACATGTGATAACATGTGATTGGGGgtaccaaacaggctaggaccaccTGTCAGTGCCAAATCAATAATACTTGTTGATCGGTTCTGCGCAACAGTTTAGCTTTAGGCTGTAACATGGTGCAGGGTTCTTACACAATTtcattctcttttca harbors:
- the hck gene encoding tyrosine-protein kinase HCK, whose translation is MRPSVMRRDATRRARTSLLRNGRVTRARLPVARRPGWRRQRSGPEQHLKTISRLKKKERKQETELYYAEARGNGSKSFTMGCVGSKKDQDVSGKAVGNDESNTHFQTAHYVKDPTLGTKANRSGSNAPTSSEGLDNIAIALYDYEGMHEGDLGFKKGDKLKILEESGEWWKAKSLASGKEGYIPSNYVAKDTLETEEWFFKGVSRKDAERQLLASGNKLGSYMIRDSETTQGSYSLSVRDSDAQAGDTVKHYKIRTLDNGGFYISPRVTFSTLQELVSHYKKQSDGLCQTLTIPCISSKPQKPWEKDAWEIPRESLKMDRRLGAGQFGEVWMATYNKHTKVAVKTMKPGSMSVEAFLMEANLMKSLQHDKLVRLNAVVTKEEPIYIITEFMEKGSLLDFLKSDEGNRVQLPKLIDFSAQIAEGMAYIEKMNYIHRDLRAANILVSKALVCKIADFGLARIIEDNEYTAREGAKFPIKWTAPEAINYGSFTIKSDVWSFGILLTEIISYGRTPYPGMTNPEVIRSLERGYRMQRMDACPQELYDIMLECWKNKPEDRPTFEYLQSVLEDFYTATESQYQQQP